From Thermogladius calderae 1633, a single genomic window includes:
- a CDS encoding methionine adenosyltransferase, which produces MIKVARNIVVEPIKFQSVRDMRVELVERKGLGHPDYIADSASEVASRALCQYYLKEFGTILHHNLDKTLLVGGQANPRFGGGEVIEPIYIIVAGRATTEVRTESGVERVPFGSIIVKAVRDWIRENMRYLDPDSHVVVDYMVRKGSADLVAVFEAGTRSIPLANDTSIGVGFYPLTPLEQLVRETERLLNSRDYKKKLPAVGEDIKVMGLRVDKKVRLTIAVAFIDSQVKDVGEYLNYKQQVVEDVLNLASKVMPDYNVEVHVNTADMPEKGVVYLTVTGTSAEHGDDGATGRGNRANGLITPMRPISLEATAGKNPVNHVGKIYNVLAELLAKKIYEVSSEYVKDVYVEILSQIGKPIDRPQVVSVKMIPLDFSKTDLPSHVVSEIEGVVNNELDNIRDVTRLILEGKVSLY; this is translated from the coding sequence GTGATCAAAGTGGCGAGAAACATAGTCGTTGAACCGATAAAATTTCAAAGCGTTAGAGACATGCGTGTAGAACTTGTTGAAAGGAAGGGGTTGGGGCACCCCGACTATATAGCAGACTCGGCTAGCGAAGTTGCCTCGAGGGCTCTCTGCCAGTACTACTTAAAGGAGTTCGGGACGATACTACACCACAACCTCGACAAAACACTGCTTGTGGGCGGTCAGGCCAACCCCCGTTTCGGTGGAGGCGAGGTGATCGAACCTATTTACATTATCGTGGCTGGTAGAGCTACTACAGAGGTTAGAACTGAGAGCGGCGTCGAGAGAGTGCCGTTTGGCAGTATCATCGTCAAGGCGGTGAGGGACTGGATCAGAGAGAACATGAGGTATCTAGACCCGGACTCACACGTAGTAGTAGACTACATGGTCAGGAAGGGGAGCGCCGACCTTGTCGCAGTGTTCGAGGCGGGTACACGGAGTATACCCCTGGCCAACGACACCAGTATCGGGGTCGGCTTCTACCCGCTTACACCACTAGAGCAGTTAGTCCGCGAGACCGAGAGGCTTCTCAACTCACGCGATTACAAGAAGAAGCTCCCAGCGGTGGGAGAGGACATCAAGGTAATGGGTCTAAGGGTGGACAAGAAGGTGAGGCTGACTATAGCCGTCGCGTTCATCGACAGCCAGGTCAAGGACGTGGGCGAGTACTTGAACTACAAACAGCAGGTAGTCGAGGACGTCTTGAACCTCGCCTCGAAAGTCATGCCAGATTACAATGTGGAGGTACACGTCAACACAGCAGACATGCCCGAAAAAGGCGTAGTGTACCTAACAGTCACGGGGACTAGCGCTGAGCACGGTGACGACGGGGCAACGGGACGGGGCAATAGGGCTAACGGGCTGATAACGCCTATGAGGCCTATCAGCTTGGAGGCTACGGCTGGTAAGAACCCGGTTAACCACGTCGGCAAGATATACAACGTGTTGGCGGAGCTCCTAGCAAAGAAGATCTACGAGGTGTCTAGTGAGTACGTGAAAGACGTCTACGTCGAGATCTTGAGTCAGATAGGTAAGCCCATAGACAGACCCCAAGTAGTCAGCGTTAAGATGATCCCGCTAGACTTCTCTAAGACCGACCTGCCCTCCCATGTAGTCAGCGAGATCGAGGGTGTAGTTAACAACGAGCTAGACAACATCAGGGACGTCACCAGGTTGATACTCGAGGGTAAAGTTTCACTATATTGA